One Caenibius sp. WL genomic window, TGGCCATCGGTCATGAAAATGATATGGCGGCTCACCGACGTACGGTTTCCTTCCAGCACGTTGGCGGCGAACATCCCTCGGGTGCTGGCCAGACGCGCGCCCCAGATCATGCCGATATCGTGATAGGTGTTGCCCACGGCGGTAAGGCTGTTGAGGTAGGTATCGAGCCACTCGGGCACCGTGTCGGGGGTGCGTGTGTCGACCTCCTGAAACTGCCGCATCGGTGCCGGGCAGCGTTCGGTAGCTCTGGTACCGCTGCGATTATATTCCACGATACCCCAATACGGCTTCCACTTAGTGTTATCGTTGTCGGCGATAGGCGCACTGTTGATATCGAGATCCAGCGCACCATCCGGCACCGGATTCATAGCCAGATCGACCACGGTCTGCCGTTCCTCGATGCAGCCGTTCCAAGCGTAAGTCGTCGGGGCGGGCAGATTGGTGTTTGCCGTCCCGTGTAGCTTAGCCAGCGCGCGCATGTCGTATTCACCACGTTCCGCCACGTAATAATTATCGTTAGAGGACAGCGATGTAATCAGGCTGCGGCCCCCCGGCACAACTCCGGTGGTGTCAATCATGGTCTGCTTATAGAGCCACTGCGTGAATTTATAGACTGTGGTATAAGTGGTGGTGGTCACCATTGGGATACGGTAACACGTCCCGATGTCGACCTTGTTTTTGCCGCTCCCTCTCGTACCAGTCTTGCTCCAATCCTGCCCCTTCACATAAGTTGTTTTGGTTCTATCCTTAGGTGCTGGTCCGCCACCCTCCGACGTACTGGCAATCCAATCATTACACTCGCTCTTGCTAACAGAAGGCGCGAGTTCTTCTTTTCCCCGTACCGCCGTCCCCTCATTTGGAAGATAATGAACTGTATTAAAGTAGGCGACCCGCGTCTGGTACGGTGTGTTGTCGGCAAACGCGCCTGTGGGCAGCGCCCCCGAAGCAACAAGACCGCTGGCGTTCACCGTCATGCTGTAAGGCACGAAGCCATAGCGGATAACGGTTCGGTCCTTGTCGATCACCGCACGGGCGACAGTGGTGTGGAAATCGCGCACGGCATCGCGCAAGCCCTGAATCTTGGTGCCCGCCATCGACCCGGTAACGTCGAGCACGAACATCACGTCCGCGCTCGCCATCTGCAACTCGGCGCTGCATTCGGCCCTCAGGTCCATGTCGCTGAATTTGAAAACCGCCATGATCGTGGTGGGCATCGTGGCCGTTGCCGTGCCTGTCACCGAACCGTCCTCATGCGCCTCCGACGTGAATGTCACGTC contains:
- a CDS encoding pilus assembly protein TadG-related protein; protein product: MNRAAGFSSGCANVRRCAANLLRHEAGNTLAVVAFAVLMLLAAVGGGVDMSRAYMVKTNLQSACDAGVLAGRKALSRTGDYGSAEQEKADKMFAFNFRKSAAQSHDVTFTSEAHEDGSVTGTATATMPTTIMAVFKFSDMDLRAECSAELQMASADVMFVLDVTGSMAGTKIQGLRDAVRDFHTTVARAVIDKDRTVIRYGFVPYSMTVNASGLVASGALPTGAFADNTPYQTRVAYFNTVHYLPNEGTAVRGKEELAPSVSKSECNDWIASTSEGGGPAPKDRTKTTYVKGQDWSKTGTRGSGKNKVDIGTCYRIPMVTTTTYTTVYKFTQWLYKQTMIDTTGVVPGGRSLITSLSSNDNYYVAERGEYDMRALAKLHGTANTNLPAPTTYAWNGCIEERQTVVDLAMNPVPDGALDLDINSAPIADNDNTKWKPYWGIVEYNRSGTRATERCPAPMRQFQEVDTRTPDTVPEWLDTYLNSLTAVGNTYHDIGMIWGARLASTRGMFAANVLEGNRTSVSRHIIFMTDGQMEPSSSGYNAYGIEDLDRRIAPSGSGSGANSTLATYHTNRFLAACRAAREEGYTIWVISFGTSITNAMRTCASADRAYQATNTTELRNAFRYIAGQVADLRLKR